DNA sequence from the Vicia villosa cultivar HV-30 ecotype Madison, WI linkage group LG3, Vvil1.0, whole genome shotgun sequence genome:
AGAGACATTTTCTTCTTTCAAATCACACATGTTTATACAAGAAGGATGGTACCTGAGAAAAGCGTGATTACAAATTAGTATGAATTAAGGAAAAGGTGTAATTTTGAAGTAATTACAAAAGTTGTATAGTAGAACAGTAGATTTAGTTTTACCAATCATGGCAGCTCCCTTCACATTTTATCATAACGCGATCTGGGTTATTAGGCAATTCACATATGCAATACCTTCAAAAAACACAAACCGAAATAATTGAGTTCTACATATCacaaacaaaactaataaaaaacaaaactaataaaaaaaaactcacaCAGCAACTTTATCTCTTCCTGTGTCGAGGTTTTTAGTGATATGATCATATCTATATCGACAATAGAAATCTGTAGGGCCGATACTCTTAAGATCAAGGTAGTCAGTGAAATGATGGACAACGCACTTGCCAATAATGGTTTCGGCACTAAGTTTATCTATATGTTTAGAGTAGAAGAGTTCATCCTTACCAATAAACTTCGCATTGGCGTAACAGGTGTCGCGAGGCCTGTAAAACCAGGCCACAGTTACCTCTGGATCACTTCTGCCCAAAGTGATTTCTTTCACAAATCCCACATAGGGGAGTTCATTTCCTCCAGCATTGAATAGAACGGTGTCTCCTCCTGAAAGTAAAACAAATACCATGTTTGGATTGATACTATAGgagatatgatttttattttgaacGTGAAATGAGTCGGTAGTGTTGTTACCTCTTATTGTCTCGTTGGTCCCTTTGATAGTATAAGAAGACATTTCTGTATGATGGGTATGAATTGCAACTAACATCAATCAATAAACAAACAATAAATTAGATATTGAATCAATAAAGTGAAAATAAGCATGCTACTGCCACACTTCCCTAACTCAGtatgcaaattataaaaaataaaaaaaaaacaattcatcAATGAATCGAAAGTGGAAATATCATAACAATTCATGAATTTGCTAACAAAACAACTCTTGATTTGGCAACTCTAAACTTCAGTGGACCCAACCAAATTGAACACAAGAACTAGGAGACTTAATAACCAAAATCACTACTTGAATGAAAACACACTAGTAAAGTATTTAGGGGAGGGGACTATAAAACATGGTGCCATAAAACCTAACAAATAAGTTCTGTTGTTTAGGGTTATGTTGCAGATTTTTTTGATTCATTGCTTTGTTTAATGAAATTTACAAATTGTTTATACCACTATATTTAAAAGTGACATACTGACATTGTAATTGTAATGAAACACTTGGAAGAGGCAAACACACGTGGGATTGTCTTGCTGTGAATAGATAATATAGGATAGATAACATTTCAAAAATGAAAACTAAGAACTAATTGATTTGGATATGTTATGTAAGTAGCAAAACAAGTATCCCAAATTCAATTATAAATTTGATACTGATGTTTTATTGTGAAATTAAATTGAAAGTGGCATCATAATTTGTAAAATTTACTTGCTAGTGATTAGTAAATTATACAATTAAATTAAGTGTCCTATAAATAAAACACTTAatttttagatgtttttattattttgacaGTTTTTACAGTAGGTTCTACTCGGGATGTATAAACTATGTAATTGTTAATGGACTGTTAGTGATCTAGATTGAATTTTTGGGTTCCGAATATTCTTGGGCTGTTATATCTTATTTGTTAGGTTTTATGGCACCATGTTTTATAGTCCCCT
Encoded proteins:
- the LOC131659613 gene encoding chromatin remodeling protein EBS-like; translation: MSSYTIKGTNETIRGGDTVLFNAGGNELPYVGFVKEITLGRSDPEVTVAWFYRPRDTCYANAKFIGKDELFYSKHIDKLSAETIIGKCVVHHFTDYLDLKSIGPTDFYCRYRYDHITKNLDTGRDKVAVYCICELPNNPDRVMIKCEGSCHDCGTVCAGPPIDSGH